The segment CACCATGTCCTCAAGCTCCTGGCTGCAGCGGCTAGGTGGGTGCTTTGGCCCGGGACTGTGGCTTGTCCAGTCCACCAGCTCCACTGGCTTACCCTCCGCCCGCTTCACCCAATACTGCAGCGTGCTCAGTGCCACCCCAAAGCCTCTCGCCACCGAGCGCAGCGACTGGCCCTGGCGCACGGCCTCCACCACTGCTGCCGCCTGCGCTCGTGGGTCCCCTTTTGGCCATGCTATTGCCTCCTGCCCTGGATGTCACTAGCATAACTGACCGGGCAAATGTGGCACTTCGGTGACCGAGAGATTCTGGCACTCGGCCCCTCAGCCGACACCCTTCCTGCAGACGCCTTCGGCGCCAGATCGTCCGCGCCGCGGCCCGAACACAGGCGCACTAGCTCTTGAACCATTCCGGCATTGTGCTATAGTATTTGCAGCGTTTCGCTGGCTCGCCCGACTGGAGAGGTCACGGAGCAGGAGGTGGGACGATGGCCGCAGCCCAGCGCGAGGTCGTTATCGACGCAACGCCGAGTAAAGTGTGGTCTCTATTGGGAGACGTAACGACCTGGCCTTCCTGGAACCCCAGGATCACCCAGGGCAGGATGCTGGATGGCGAGGAGTTCTTCCCCGGCGCTACGTTCCAGTACGTGTGCGACGGCAAGCCGGCAGTGGGCACCATCACCCAGGTTGAGAGGCTGAAGACCCTTGCCTGGCGGACGGGGAACAGCCGCCAGTCGTTCCGTCTGCAGGCAGACGGCGACAAGACGCGGGTGACGGGAGCCGCCGAGATCACCGGCTTCATGGCCTCGCTGCGCAAGTCCAAGAGCGAACAGGAGGCAGCGAACATCTGCGAGACTTGGCTAGGGGGGCTCAAGCAGGGCGCCGAAGGCAAAGGCGCCTGATCCACAGTCCGTGCGCATAACCAGGAGGGATGGTCTACCCTGGGCGGCCCCCGCGCCTCGACTGGCCGGGGGTGCGCCTGCAGGCCGTGTCTTTTTGCCTCTAATCAGAGCACTTCCACTACATGCCGAGGAGGAGAACCGGTGCCTTACGGATACGCGGGCCGCATACTGCACGTCAACTTGAGCGAAGGCAGCCTGACCATCGAAGAGCCCGATGAGCGCTTCTATCGCACATACATGGGTGGCAGCGCCCTGGCTATGCACTACATACTGAGGGATGTGCCGGCTGGAGCCGACCCCCTGGGGCCCGAGAATGTGCTCGTGGTTTCCGTGGGCGTCCTGACCGGAGCGCCCATCAGCGGTCAGAGCCGGGTCATGGTCAACGCTAAGAGCCCGCTCACCGGGGCCATCGGCGACGCTCAGGGCGGAGGCTTCTGGCCTGCCGAACTCAAGCGAGCAGGCTTTGACGCCATCGTCGTGCGCGGCCAGTCGCCCAAGCCGGTCTACCTCTGGCTGCACGACGGGCAGGCCGAGCTCCGCGACGCCTCGCACTTGTGGGGCAAGATCACCGGCGAGGCCGAGCAGGCCATCCGCGAGGAGCTGGGCGATCCCAAGGTGGAAGTGCTGCAGATCGGACCTGCCGGGGAGAAACTGGTCCGCTATGCCGCGGTGATGAACATGAGCAACCGCGCTGCCGGCCGCACCGGCATGGGCGCCGTCATGGGTTCCAAGAAGCTCAAGGCCATCGCCGTGCGCGGCACAGGCCGGCCCGAGATCCACGACCGCCAGGCCCTTAGCCAGTTGGCCCGCTGGGGTGCCGAGAACGTGGACATCATCGGCAATACCGCCCTGCACGGCACCGCCTTCGGCGTGCCGGACCAGCAGGAGGCGGGCGGCCTTCCCACGCGGAACTGGTCCAGTGGAGTCTTCGAGCATTACGAGGCTCTCAGCGGCGAGACCATGTCCAGGACCATCCTCAAGGAGCGGGACACCTGCTACGGCTGCGCCGTGCGCTGCAAACGAGTGGTGGAAGTGCACGAAGACCGCTGGGACGTGGATCCTCACTATGGCGGTCCCGAGTACGAGACCATCGCCACCCTTGGCAGCTACTGCGGCATCGGCGACCTGTCTGCCGTGGCGAAGGGCAATGAGCTCTGCAATAAGTACGGGCTGGACACCATCTCCGCCGGGGCCACCATCGCTTTTGCCATGGACTGCTTCGAGAACGGCATCCTGACGACGGCGGACACGGGTGGCATCGAGCTGCGCTTCGGCAACGCGGAGGCCATGGTCCAGTTGCTGGAGATGATCGGCAAGCGCGAGGGCATTGGTGACCTCTTGGCAGAGGGAAGCGCCCGCGCCGCGGAGAAGCTGGGGCGAGGAGCTGAGCGATACGTCGTCGCGGTGAAGAAGCAGGAGCTGCCCGCCCACATGCCCGAGGTGAAGCGCTCCCTGGCTACCATCTACTCCGTCAACCCCTTCGGCGCTGATCATATGTCTCACGAGCACGACCCCTCGTACGAGCCTTCGGCCGCGCCCATGAAGCTCGAGCGGCTTGCCAGTCTCGACCTTCTCACGCCCGAGGACGCCCTTGTCCTGGACCAGGGAAAGGTGCGCTTCGCCTATTACACCGAGTGCTTCTACAGCCTCCTGGATACGGTGGGCACCTGCCAGTTCGTGTGGGGGCCCGGGTGGCAGATCTATGGGCCATCGCAATTGGTGGAGGCCATGCGCGCTGTCACCGGCTGGGACGTGACCCTCTTCGAGCTGATGAAAGTGGGCGAGAGAAGGCTGCACATGATGAGAGCCTTCAATACCCGCGAGGGGCTGACGCGCAAGGACGATTGGCTACCCCGACGCTGCTTTGAGCCCAAGAAGGGTGGGGCATCGGATGGCTACGCCATCACCCAAGAGGAGCTGAGTCGTTCGCTGGACTGGTACTACCAGATGGCTGGCCTGGACGAGGAGGGCCGCAGCACCCGAGCCAAGTTGATGGAACTGGACCTGGAGTGGGTGGCCGACATCCTTCCATAGGAGCGGCCGACCCCTTGCCCCGGAGGCGGGACGCTCGTCCCGCCTCTCTCTCGTCCCCTCAGCCCCTCGCCGGGCGAAGGTGATAGGGACCAGCGGGGTCGAGTCGTACCTGAACCGCGTCGGCCAAGAGGTTGGCGGCCAGGACGGTTGCGGCGATGGCGGCCCCTGGGGCCACTCCCAGCCATGGCGCCTGCCGCAGATACGACCGGGACTCCGCTAGCATGAGCCCCCACTCCGGCTGAGGCGGGCGGGCGCCCACGCCCAAGAACGATATGGCGGAGACGTGGAGGATGGCCCATCCCAGGTCCAGCACTGCCACGGATATGAGCTGAGAGGCGGCGTTGGGCAGAATGTGACGTAGTAGTATTCGACCCTCCCGGGCCCCGACCGCCTGAGCCGCTCGCACGTACGCCGCCCTCCGCAGTTGGCGCACACGAGCCCGGGCCAGCCTGATGTAGACGGGAACGCCGGCGACCGCTACCCCTAGCGCCGCGTTCTCGATCCCTCGCCCCAGAAGCCACGTGAGCACCAGCGCCAACAGCAGCCCGGGGAAGGCCAGCAGCACATTGGCTCCGGCGGAGATTAGCTCATCCAGTAACCCGCCCCGGTAGCCGGCCACGATGCCCAGAAACGAGCCCGCCACGAGGGCCACCAGGACGGCGGCCACGCCCGCACCCAGGGATAGCCTGCCGCCGTGGAGCAGCCTGCTCAGCACGTCCCTGCCGAACATGTCAGTCCCCAGAGGGTAGGCCGACTGAGGCGGACGGAGGGCCGCCTCCACCTGGACTGCCTCGGGGCTCCGCCCCACCACCGCCGGCCCCACCACCACCGCCGCAGCGATGAGAATCAGAAGTGCCATTCCGGCCCGGGCTACAGGCAGGTCCAGAAGCGATGGGCGCCGGATGGGTGGATGGCGCCGCGGGTAATGGCGGGTGGGTATGGGGAACCGGCGCGCCGGCACGCTCACGGTTCGCGGACCCTCGGATCCAACCAGGCCGCGGCGACGTCACTGATCGCGTTCGCCAGCGTGTACGTGAGGGCGGCGAACATGATGCACCCCTGAGCCAGGGGGTAGTCCTTGGTCACGACGGCCTGCACCAGCAGCCGGCCGACCCCCCGGCGGGAGAAGACTGTCTCGGTGATGGCAGTGCCAGCGAGAAGGAAACCGGCTTGTAGGCCCAGGAGTGTGACCACTGTGGGGGCAGCGTTGCGCAGCACGTGTCGCACCAACAGAAGCCCATCGGGAAGCCCCTTGGACCGCGCCACCTGAACGTGAGGTGACGATGCTGCCTCCAGCACCGCTACTCGCGTCACCCGAGCCACTACCCCTGCCGAGGCGAGCCCGAGGGTCAACGCAGGCAGCACTAAGTGCCGCCACGAGCCCTCGCCGCTGGCGGGAAACCATCGCAGGCCAGCGCTGAAGGCCATGACCGCCAGTATGCCCGTCCAGTAGGTGGGCAGCGACACACTACCCACCGCCAGCAGGCGCGACAGCCAGTCCAGTGGCGTGCCACGACCCAAAGCTCCGGCCATACCCAGGCTCCCCCCCAGCACCAGAGCCACCGCGAAGGCAGCCAGTGACAGAGCCGCAGTACTGGGGAACTGCTCCCCGATGAGCGTCGTCACTGGGCGCCGATACAGTATGGACTCGCCCAGGTCGCCCCGCGCTAGCGATCCGAGGTAGAGCACGTACTGGATAGCGAGGGAACGGTCCAGACCATACCGGCGTCGCCATAGCTGGACCTGCTCTGGGGGTGCCCCTGCCTCCGCCAACATGGCCTCCACCGGATCGCCCGGTAGGGCCCGCATCATGAGGAAGACGGCCGTCACCACCGCCAGCAAGGACAGCGACAGGCCAGCCAGGCGCCTGGGAATCTGAGCCGGGCGCACCGCTATGGGGCGTCCCGGCAGGTACTAGCGGCAGGACCCGGAAAGCCGGAGATCATGGAGGACGGGGAACCATCCCCTGCTGTCGAAGCGCAGATCGCTCACGCACCGACGAACTCCGTTGAGGTTGACGTAGTCACGGATGGGTAGGATGAGAGCTTCCTCCATGATGAGGGTCTGAGCACGGCCGTACAGCTCGGCTCGCCTCTGAGGGTCTCCCTCCGCCCGGGCTTGATCGAGCAAAGCATCCAACTCGGGCGACGAGACGCGGCTCCAGTTCCGGACGCCGATGCTTTCGGTGTGGAAGAAAGATCGCAGCAGATCGCCGTCAGTTCCCGGCTCAGACCAGAAGATAAGGTTGTGGCGGTTCTCCGCCACCGCCGCTAAGGCGGCAGTGAACGTGACTTCGTTGAGCACCAAGTCCACCCCCAGGGCACGCCACTGCGCCTGCAGCAGCTCCGCCACCTCCGGGACTAGGCCCCAGGTCATCACATACGCCTGCAACTGCAGCGGTTGTCCATCCCGGTACCTTAGGCCGTCATCAGCCATCGTCCACCCGGCTTCCTCCAGAAGCGCTGCCGCCTGCTGCACATCCGCCTCAGGGTACAGAGCCTCGACCGCAGAACTGTAGTGAGTGTGGTTGTGGGACAAGGGACCCACCGCTACCGGGGAGTAGTCTCCGAAGACCGTCCGCACCAGCTGAGTCCGGTCGGCCCCAAGGACAAGAGCCCGCCTGACGTCGAGGTCGTCGGTAGGGAACGCGGTTGTATTCAAGAATCCGACGAGCGGTAGCCCGGGGATTCGGGTGGGCACGAGGTACAGGTCCTCGCTGGTCTCGATCCTGGCAGCATCCTGAGGCGGTATCTCCCCTACTACATCCGCGTCGCCGGCCTCCAGAGCCAGCAATCGGATGGCCGGTTCCACCAGGAACCTGAACTCGACTTCCCCGGCCTCAGGCAGCCCCTCGTGCCGGAAGATCCCGGGCGGCGGAACATAGGCGGGGTTGCGCACGAGCGTCAGATGATCATTGGGGGCGTAGTCCCTCATCATATACGGACCGGTGCCGACCTGGTGGAACTGGTACTCATCCCCCCACCGATCCAGCGCCGCTGGCGAGGCCGGCGCCAGATAAACCTGGCTGAACGAATCGAGCAAAGGAGCGAAGGGTTCGCGAAGGTACACAGCCAAAGTGTACTGGTCCAGAACCCGGCATCCCTCGTATGGCCCCAGCAGCACCACCGCTTTGCGGGATCCGGTGTTCGGGTCGGCGACGCGATCCAGGGTGCGCTTTACCGCGGCAGCGTCGAAGTCAGTTCCGTCGTGGAATCGGATGCCGCGCCGCAGACGGAAGGTGTAGACGGTGCCGTCCTCAGACACGTCCCAGGACTCGGCCAGCATGGGGAGAAACTCCCCCTCCTCCGATCGGTAGACGAGCGTATCGTAGACACTGCTCAGCGGGATGCCGAGCTCAGAGGAGACATCAATATGCGGGTCTATACCGGAAGGAGCGAGAGTCAGGCCGTACACGAGCCTTGACCCGGCTGGAGACGGGCTGGTGCCAGGAGCGGCGCACCCAACCGCCGCCAAGGCTAGAACCACCAGCAAGAGCGGAGTACGCCAACCTCTTTCCACCGATGCCGCCTCCCGAACGCCGCGCCATACTAGAATGCGCCCCCGTCACGATGGGCGGGGCCGCAATTTACCGTATGCACGAACCTGACCGACCTCACGCTGCGAAGCCGGTGCGCATTATACATGCGACGCCCCGGCGAAGCACGAGTCAAGCCCCTCTGTGGCCTGCCGAACCCCCAACAAACTGAAAGGCCCAGCCGCAGGTCATGCGTCCAGGCCTCCAGGATCTATCCGCTGATGGGCGAGATAGGATTCGAACCTACGACCTCACGGATGTGAACCGTGCGCTCTAACCAGCTGAGCTACTCGCCCCGAAGCACCAGTGTCTACAAGGAGTATAGCCATCCCGACCACTAGCGGCAAGTCCCCAGGCGGCAGCTCTCATCGGCCAACAGCATCCCGTCGCCCGCCGCACTCAGGGCCCTAGAGCAAGCCCTGAGTGCACTGCAGGAGCTCCGTGCTACGAGGGGCGCGAGCAGCCGCGCGCCCGCTGCGCCTGATGCACCTTGGGCTGAGCACCGCGCC is part of the Anaerolineae bacterium genome and harbors:
- a CDS encoding aldehyde ferredoxin oxidoreductase family protein, producing MPYGYAGRILHVNLSEGSLTIEEPDERFYRTYMGGSALAMHYILRDVPAGADPLGPENVLVVSVGVLTGAPISGQSRVMVNAKSPLTGAIGDAQGGGFWPAELKRAGFDAIVVRGQSPKPVYLWLHDGQAELRDASHLWGKITGEAEQAIREELGDPKVEVLQIGPAGEKLVRYAAVMNMSNRAAGRTGMGAVMGSKKLKAIAVRGTGRPEIHDRQALSQLARWGAENVDIIGNTALHGTAFGVPDQQEAGGLPTRNWSSGVFEHYEALSGETMSRTILKERDTCYGCAVRCKRVVEVHEDRWDVDPHYGGPEYETIATLGSYCGIGDLSAVAKGNELCNKYGLDTISAGATIAFAMDCFENGILTTADTGGIELRFGNAEAMVQLLEMIGKREGIGDLLAEGSARAAEKLGRGAERYVVAVKKQELPAHMPEVKRSLATIYSVNPFGADHMSHEHDPSYEPSAAPMKLERLASLDLLTPEDALVLDQGKVRFAYYTECFYSLLDTVGTCQFVWGPGWQIYGPSQLVEAMRAVTGWDVTLFELMKVGERRLHMMRAFNTREGLTRKDDWLPRRCFEPKKGGASDGYAITQEELSRSLDWYYQMAGLDEEGRSTRAKLMELDLEWVADILP
- a CDS encoding ABC transporter permease translates to MRPAQIPRRLAGLSLSLLAVVTAVFLMMRALPGDPVEAMLAEAGAPPEQVQLWRRRYGLDRSLAIQYVLYLGSLARGDLGESILYRRPVTTLIGEQFPSTAALSLAAFAVALVLGGSLGMAGALGRGTPLDWLSRLLAVGSVSLPTYWTGILAVMAFSAGLRWFPASGEGSWRHLVLPALTLGLASAGVVARVTRVAVLEAASSPHVQVARSKGLPDGLLLVRHVLRNAAPTVVTLLGLQAGFLLAGTAITETVFSRRGVGRLLVQAVVTKDYPLAQGCIMFAALTYTLANAISDVAAAWLDPRVREP
- a CDS encoding ABC transporter permease; protein product: MSVPARRFPIPTRHYPRRHPPIRRPSLLDLPVARAGMALLILIAAAVVVGPAVVGRSPEAVQVEAALRPPQSAYPLGTDMFGRDVLSRLLHGGRLSLGAGVAAVLVALVAGSFLGIVAGYRGGLLDELISAGANVLLAFPGLLLALVLTWLLGRGIENAALGVAVAGVPVYIRLARARVRQLRRAAYVRAAQAVGAREGRILLRHILPNAASQLISVAVLDLGWAILHVSAISFLGVGARPPQPEWGLMLAESRSYLRQAPWLGVAPGAAIAATVLAANLLADAVQVRLDPAGPYHLRPARG